The sequence AGCTTCGTGAGTACCACTGGCGAAACCTCGCCGCTACGAATCTTCGGCGCTACTTCGGCAATCGTCAGGGTTTCCAAATCCTTGTCGACCATTTCGGGCATGCTCCTTCTCGGGGTGACTTCCGGATCGTCTCCGGGCACGGTTCTCGGCCGGGCCTATACGCGGGAATCCGCGTGAGGGACAAGATCCGTAGCGAAACAAAGCTGTTTATTCAAAATTACTTCATCAACTTGCGTAAGGAAACTACTTTTGTTAAAATCCTGATCGTTTGTGCACTGCATTTGGCGCGTCTCCCAGGACGTATGGTGTGTTTGACGCTGGAGTGGCTACGTGAATACAACGAGAGCTTGCCCAAACCACGATTTTGGTAACGTTGACTGCGTAAAACACAATTCACGAACCTGGCAACCGGCGTATCGCGAGATGCTAACGCCGGCTGTCGTGCTCCTGTCGATTACGACGACGGCCGCCTTCGTTGTTCTTTACACCGTCATCGGCGCGGCGGGGACCTACGCGACCCTCGATTGGCCGCAACGTCTCGCCTTGTGGGGAATCGCCGGCGTCTTTTGTTTCCCCATCTGTTACGCCACGGCAGTCCTGGCTCTTTATCTCTGGGACTCGCGACCGTTGGGACAGCTCCTATTCGCTTTGACCGCGGTGACCGCGGGCTTGGCCATATCATCTACCGCGCTCATCTACACGCTCGACCGGGTTCTGTGGCCCGAGTACCCGGCCCATGACTTGGTCGCGCTCTACGTGTGGGTTTTTCCTCCGATGGTACTGGGCAGCATTTTCGTCTCGTATTTGATCTCCAGACGCCAACGCCAGGGCCATCCCGTCGATCGGTTTCCGGAGGCGGCCTCGGAGCCACGCGGTCGGATTCCCGCGGCGCACCCCCACGAAGGCTCGGTGGCGGTTGCCGTGCCGGCAGACCCATCTCAGCCCGACTCCCCGTTCTTCGCGCGACTTCCCGCGAAGCTGGGTCGTGACCTGATCTATCTCAAAATGAACGATCACTACGTCGAAGCGTTCACCTCCGCCGGGCGCGGCATCATCCTGATGCGCTTCGCCGACGCCGTCACCGAGCTCGGTGACGCGGGAATGCAGGTGCACCGATCCTCCTGGGTGTCCTTTCGCCACGTGGTGACGTTGGTGCGGGACCGACATCGCAGGTTCCTGGAACTGACCGGGGGACACAGGGTGCGGGTGAGTCGCACCCACCTTCCCGCGGTTCGCCTGGCCATAGAAAGTCTGGAGGCGGGTATCCGATCCGGGCCGAGCGCGAGGATGTCCAGCAAGGTGAGCCCAGATCCCATCCGTATCGCGGCCACGGACGACAACCCGCCACAATCCTTGAAACCACCCCCTAACGCGATGCCGCCCCAGCGTCAGCCCCCGGCGCAGAGTGTTCTGCCCTTGAGCCACTTCCTTCCAGTGGGAAGCGGAGACTCCGAGCCGGTTTCTCCAGCACCGCGGTCACGCTAACGCGCACCGGCAGACTCGTATGCTACCGGGCGGGACGCTCGGCCCGCGTGCTACCCCGGCGGCCGGCGCTCGAACCAGCGGGCGTGCTGCTGGTAGGCGTAGCCCACCCTCAGCAGCGTGGACTCGGCGAAGGCCTTGCCCCAGAACTGCATGCCCACCGGCAGGCCCTTGGAATTGAAACCGGACGGAATGGCCAGGGCCGGCACACCGGCGAGGTTGGCCGGCGAGGGGTAGTCCGGGCGCAGCATCTTGTTCACGGCGTCCAGTCCGTCCAGTTCCGCGGCCAGCGGCGCGGGGGTCGGATTGGTCGGAAGGGCCATGACGTGGACCTCACGGAACACCGCGTTGAACTCCCGCCTGAGGCGGCTGCGCATCCGCTGGGCCTGGACGTAGTCGCCGGAGGTGGACACCGCGCCGATGAACAGGCGCGCGCGGCGGGACTCCGACGCCTCACCCGACATGGCCGCGTCCATGTCGGCCCGGCAGATGTTGTAGAACTCGCACGAGTAGATGAGACCGTTGGCGATGGTGGCATACTCCATGCTCGGCACCGACACGTCCCGGACCTTGGCGCCCAGGGACTCAAGGTCCGCCAGCGCTCGGTCGAACAGGTCCAGGACCTCGGGGTCGGTGTCGATGAGCTTGAAGTAATCCCGCGGCACCCCGACGACCATGCCCGAAACGCCGGCCCGCAGGTCCGCGCTGTAGTCGGAGACCTCCACCTGACTCGAGGTGGGGTCCCTGGGATCGAAGCCGGCCAGGACCTGGAGCATATGCGCCAGATCCTCCACCACCCGGGTCATGGGGCCGGCGGTGTCCAGCGACCACCCCAGCGGCGCCAGTCCGAACCTGCTGACCCGCCCGTAGGTGGGCTTCAGGCCGGATATGCCGCAGAAGGACGCGGGATTGCGGATGGATCCCGCGGTGTCCTCGCCCAGCGAGCCCATGCACAGCCCGCCGGCGATGCCGGCACCGGAACCGGTGCTGGAGCCTCCCGGCACGTGGTCGAGGTTCCAGGGATTCCGCGCCCCCTTGATGCCTCCCGGAAGGCCGCTCATGTTGAGCTTGCCGAGCAGTACCGCTCCCGCCTCGCGCAGGCGGCGCACCGCGGCGCAGTCTTCTCCCGGTCCGGGCGGTTGCGGGATGCGCACCATGGAGAGTGCCCCTTCGACGTCGTACTGGTCCTTGACGGCGAAGGGTATCCCGTGCAGCGGTCCCCGATAGCGGCCGTTCTGAATCTCCCGCTCCGCCGTGCGCGCCTCTGCCAGCGCGCCCTCCTCCATGAGGTTCACGT is a genomic window of Deltaproteobacteria bacterium containing:
- a CDS encoding LytTR family DNA-binding domain-containing protein produces the protein MNTTRACPNHDFGNVDCVKHNSRTWQPAYREMLTPAVVLLSITTTAAFVVLYTVIGAAGTYATLDWPQRLALWGIAGVFCFPICYATAVLALYLWDSRPLGQLLFALTAVTAGLAISSTALIYTLDRVLWPEYPAHDLVALYVWVFPPMVLGSIFVSYLISRRQRQGHPVDRFPEAASEPRGRIPAAHPHEGSVAVAVPADPSQPDSPFFARLPAKLGRDLIYLKMNDHYVEAFTSAGRGIILMRFADAVTELGDAGMQVHRSSWVSFRHVVTLVRDRHRRFLELTGGHRVRVSRTHLPAVRLAIESLEAGIRSGPSARMSSKVSPDPIRIAATDDNPPQSLKPPPNAMPPQRQPPAQSVLPLSHFLPVGSGDSEPVSPAPRSR
- a CDS encoding amidase yields the protein MSDLCFSSIDSIAPRLQKREVSPVELTQAYLDRIHAVDGDLHAYVNLMEEGALAEARTAEREIQNGRYRGPLHGIPFAVKDQYDVEGALSMVRIPQPPGPGEDCAAVRRLREAGAVLLGKLNMSGLPGGIKGARNPWNLDHVPGGSSTGSGAGIAGGLCMGSLGEDTAGSIRNPASFCGISGLKPTYGRVSRFGLAPLGWSLDTAGPMTRVVEDLAHMLQVLAGFDPRDPTSSQVEVSDYSADLRAGVSGMVVGVPRDYFKLIDTDPEVLDLFDRALADLESLGAKVRDVSVPSMEYATIANGLIYSCEFYNICRADMDAAMSGEASESRRARLFIGAVSTSGDYVQAQRMRSRLRREFNAVFREVHVMALPTNPTPAPLAAELDGLDAVNKMLRPDYPSPANLAGVPALAIPSGFNSKGLPVGMQFWGKAFAESTLLRVGYAYQQHARWFERRPPG